The Stenotrophomonas maltophilia genome includes a region encoding these proteins:
- the argS gene encoding arginine--tRNA ligase yields the protein MKNLLRALISQGIEALRANGTLPADSLPPDFVVERPKTRDHGDFATNAAMLLAKAARSNPRALAQALVEALPRSEDVSKVEIAGPGFINFHLAPAAYQREAASVIKEAHDYGRNLSGNGRTVGVEYVSANPTGPLHVGHGRAAAIGDCVARVLDANGWNAKREFYYNDAGVQIENLALSTQARIKGIAPDQDGWPEGGYRGEYIADVARAYMAGASVDLEGSTVVGAKDPDDMQAIRRFAVAYLRNEQNLDLAAFGVDFDIYFLESSLYADGKVAEAVAKLQASGHTYEEGGALWLRSTDFGDDKDRVMRKSDGTFTYFVPDVAYHLSKWQRGYERAITELGADHHGSLARVRAGLQAMEVGIPQGWPEYVLHQMVTVMRGGEEVKLSKRAGSYFTLRDLIEEAGRDATRWFLIARKPDSQLTFDIDLARQQSNDNPVFYVQYAHARVCSLLRQAQEKGLVYEQGNGLANLGRLADDASLLLMNEISRYPEVVEAAGVALEPHLVAQYLRELAHAFHTWYHGTPVLVEDAADRNAKLTLACAARQVLANGLELLGVSAPEKM from the coding sequence GTGAAAAATCTCCTCCGCGCCCTGATCAGCCAAGGCATCGAAGCCTTGCGCGCCAATGGCACCCTGCCCGCCGACTCCCTGCCGCCGGACTTCGTGGTCGAGCGCCCGAAGACCCGCGACCACGGTGACTTCGCCACCAACGCCGCGATGCTGCTGGCCAAGGCCGCGCGCAGCAATCCGCGCGCACTGGCGCAGGCGCTGGTCGAGGCGCTGCCGCGCAGCGAGGACGTCAGCAAGGTCGAGATCGCCGGCCCCGGCTTCATCAACTTCCACCTGGCCCCGGCTGCGTACCAGCGCGAAGCCGCGTCGGTCATCAAGGAAGCCCACGACTACGGTCGCAACCTGTCCGGCAATGGCCGCACGGTGGGCGTGGAGTACGTGTCGGCCAACCCGACCGGCCCGCTGCATGTCGGCCATGGCCGCGCGGCGGCGATCGGCGACTGCGTGGCGCGCGTGCTCGATGCCAACGGCTGGAACGCCAAGCGTGAGTTCTACTACAACGACGCCGGCGTGCAGATCGAGAACCTGGCGCTGTCCACCCAGGCACGGATCAAGGGCATCGCGCCGGACCAGGACGGCTGGCCGGAAGGTGGCTACCGCGGCGAGTACATCGCCGACGTCGCACGCGCCTACATGGCCGGCGCCAGCGTCGACCTGGAAGGCAGCACCGTGGTCGGCGCCAAGGACCCGGACGACATGCAGGCGATCCGCCGCTTCGCCGTGGCCTACCTGCGCAACGAGCAGAACCTGGACCTGGCCGCGTTCGGCGTCGACTTCGACATCTATTTCCTGGAAAGCTCGCTGTACGCCGACGGCAAGGTAGCCGAAGCGGTGGCCAAGCTGCAGGCGTCGGGTCATACCTATGAAGAAGGTGGCGCGCTGTGGCTGCGCAGCACCGACTTCGGTGACGACAAGGACCGCGTGATGCGCAAGTCCGACGGCACCTTCACCTACTTCGTGCCCGACGTGGCCTACCACCTGTCCAAGTGGCAGCGCGGCTACGAGCGCGCGATCACCGAGCTTGGCGCCGACCACCACGGCTCGCTGGCCCGCGTGCGCGCCGGCCTGCAGGCGATGGAAGTGGGCATCCCGCAGGGCTGGCCGGAATACGTGCTGCACCAGATGGTCACCGTCATGCGTGGCGGCGAGGAAGTGAAGCTGTCCAAGCGTGCCGGCAGCTACTTCACCCTGCGCGACCTGATCGAGGAAGCCGGCCGCGATGCCACCCGCTGGTTCCTGATCGCGCGCAAGCCCGATTCGCAGCTGACCTTCGACATCGACCTGGCCCGCCAGCAGAGCAACGACAACCCGGTGTTCTACGTGCAGTACGCGCATGCCCGCGTCTGCAGCCTGCTGCGCCAGGCGCAGGAGAAGGGCCTGGTGTACGAGCAGGGCAACGGCCTGGCCAACCTCGGCCGCCTGGCCGACGACGCCTCGCTGCTGCTGATGAACGAGATCTCGCGCTATCCGGAAGTGGTGGAAGCGGCCGGCGTGGCGCTGGAACCGCATCTGGTGGCGCAGTACCTGCGTGAATTGGCGCACGCGTTCCACACGTGGTATCACGGAACGCCGGTGCTGGTGGAAGATGCCGCCGATCGCAACGCCAAACTGACCCTGGCCTGCGCGGCGCGCCAGGTACTGGCCAATGGCCTCGAACTCCTGGGCGTCAGCGCCCCGGAAAAAATGTAA
- the radC gene encoding RadC family protein: protein MPIHDWPEQERPREKLIARGPTALSDAELLALFLGSGFGGRDAVQTARDLLQAHGPLRVLLDRPAAELARLPGLGPARSCTLAAGLELAHRYLAAELEHGEAVGNNPAAVGRYLQHRLRGQAREVFMALFLDNRHRLIACEELFHGTINAAPVYPREVVRRALLHNAAAVILSHNHPSGDPEPSSADTRITDELQQALAMVDVRLLDHFVVGEGRPVSFAERGLLSPPQPRLFG, encoded by the coding sequence ATGCCCATCCACGACTGGCCCGAACAGGAACGCCCCCGCGAGAAGCTGATCGCGCGCGGGCCCACGGCACTTTCCGACGCCGAACTGCTGGCCCTGTTTCTCGGCTCCGGGTTCGGTGGCCGCGATGCCGTGCAGACCGCGCGCGACCTGCTGCAGGCGCACGGCCCATTGCGGGTACTGCTCGACCGCCCCGCCGCCGAGCTCGCCCGCCTGCCCGGGCTCGGCCCGGCACGCAGTTGCACGCTTGCTGCCGGGCTGGAACTGGCCCATCGCTACCTGGCGGCCGAGCTGGAGCACGGCGAGGCGGTTGGCAACAATCCGGCGGCGGTCGGCCGCTACCTGCAGCACCGGCTGCGTGGCCAGGCCCGCGAGGTCTTCATGGCCCTGTTCCTGGACAACCGCCACCGCCTGATCGCCTGTGAAGAGCTGTTCCACGGCACCATCAACGCCGCACCGGTCTACCCCCGCGAAGTGGTGCGGCGCGCCCTGCTGCACAACGCGGCGGCGGTGATCCTCAGCCACAACCACCCTTCCGGCGATCCGGAACCCTCCAGCGCCGATACCCGCATCACCGACGAACTGCAGCAGGCGCTGGCGATGGTGGACGTGCGCCTGCTGGACCACTTCGTGGTCGGCGAGGGTCGTCCCGTTTCATTTGCTGAACGGGGCCTGCTATCCCCGCCCCAGCCGCGGCTGTTCGGCTGA
- a CDS encoding response regulator transcription factor, protein MHPRIIIADDHPVVLHGIRIVLQTYLMDIVGSARDGAQLLELVDHHDCDAVLTDLSMPGAGPDGPELIDALRMRRPGLPVVVLTGARHPGLLDSLLREGISGLVDKCADFAELPHALNAALAGQVFVSQQLRHHLQARDLLFPRQSAPLSAREQEVLELLAAGLSVNEVAERCGRSPKTISRQKAEAKRKLGLQNNQELFDYLQTRRG, encoded by the coding sequence GTGCATCCGCGCATCATCATCGCCGACGACCATCCCGTGGTCCTGCATGGCATCCGTATCGTGCTGCAGACCTACCTGATGGACATCGTCGGCAGTGCGCGCGACGGCGCCCAGCTGCTGGAGCTGGTGGATCACCACGACTGCGATGCGGTGCTGACCGACCTGTCGATGCCGGGTGCCGGTCCGGACGGTCCGGAGCTGATCGACGCGCTGCGCATGCGCCGCCCTGGCCTGCCGGTGGTGGTGCTGACCGGCGCCCGCCATCCCGGCCTGCTGGACAGCCTGCTGCGGGAGGGTATCAGTGGCCTGGTCGACAAGTGCGCCGATTTCGCCGAACTGCCCCACGCGCTGAACGCCGCGCTGGCCGGGCAGGTATTCGTCTCCCAGCAGCTGCGCCACCACCTGCAGGCGCGCGACCTGCTGTTTCCGCGTCAGTCGGCGCCGTTGTCGGCACGCGAACAGGAAGTGCTGGAGCTGCTGGCAGCCGGCCTCAGCGTGAACGAAGTCGCCGAGCGCTGCGGGCGCAGCCCGAAGACCATCAGCCGGCAGAAGGCCGAAGCCAAGCGCAAGCTGGGCCTGCAGAACAACCAGGAACTGTTCGACTACCTGCAGACCCGGCGCGGTTAG
- the coaBC gene encoding bifunctional phosphopantothenoylcysteine decarboxylase/phosphopantothenate--cysteine ligase CoaBC — MADSPNASPAPARALEGQKLLLCVGGGIAAYKALELVRRLRDAGAQVQVAMTAGAQQFVTPLSFQALSGQPTRTTLWDSAAEQAMGHIELARWADRIVVAPGTADLLARLAQGHADDLVSTVCLASTAPLTICPAMNHRMWLHPATQANIALLRQRGAQVIGPVDGPLAEGESGPGRLAEPGDIVAALAANGSAAAAVVAPETRALQGLRLLISAGPTYEDIDPVRYVGNRSSGKMGFALAAAAATMGAQVVLVSGPVQLPTPAGVQRVDVRSAAQMRDAVLKSLPADIYIGAAAVSDYTPRQVAPQKLKKTADSQSLVIELVRTPDILAEVAAQTQSLKLVVGFAAETHDVEKYARGKLVDKRLDLVIANQVGISGGGFESDNNAATAFWQDGEQIFPATSKRELAEQLLALIARRLQA; from the coding sequence GTGGCTGACTCCCCCAACGCTTCCCCCGCGCCGGCCCGCGCGCTGGAAGGTCAGAAACTGCTGTTGTGCGTCGGAGGCGGGATCGCGGCCTACAAGGCCCTGGAACTGGTGCGGCGCCTGCGCGACGCCGGTGCCCAGGTGCAGGTGGCGATGACCGCCGGAGCACAGCAGTTCGTCACTCCGCTCAGTTTCCAGGCCCTGTCCGGGCAGCCCACCCGCACCACGCTGTGGGACAGCGCCGCCGAACAGGCCATGGGCCACATCGAGCTGGCCCGCTGGGCCGACCGCATCGTGGTCGCCCCGGGTACCGCCGATCTGCTGGCCCGGCTGGCCCAGGGCCACGCCGATGATCTGGTCAGCACCGTGTGCCTGGCCAGTACCGCGCCGCTGACGATCTGCCCGGCGATGAACCACCGCATGTGGCTGCATCCGGCCACCCAGGCCAACATCGCCCTGCTGCGCCAGCGCGGCGCGCAGGTGATCGGCCCGGTCGACGGTCCGCTGGCCGAAGGCGAATCCGGTCCCGGCCGTCTGGCCGAACCGGGCGACATCGTTGCCGCGCTGGCTGCCAATGGCAGTGCTGCAGCGGCGGTTGTCGCACCGGAAACCCGCGCGCTGCAGGGCCTTCGCCTGCTGATCAGCGCCGGCCCGACCTATGAAGACATCGATCCGGTGCGTTACGTCGGCAACCGCAGCAGCGGCAAGATGGGCTTTGCCCTGGCCGCGGCCGCCGCGACGATGGGCGCCCAGGTGGTGCTGGTCAGCGGTCCGGTACAGCTGCCGACGCCAGCCGGCGTGCAGCGCGTGGACGTGCGCTCGGCCGCGCAGATGCGCGATGCCGTGCTGAAGTCGTTGCCGGCCGACATCTATATCGGTGCTGCCGCAGTGTCCGACTACACGCCACGCCAGGTCGCGCCGCAGAAGCTGAAGAAGACCGCCGACAGCCAGTCGCTGGTGATCGAGCTGGTGCGCACGCCGGACATCCTCGCCGAAGTCGCTGCACAGACGCAGTCGCTGAAGCTGGTGGTCGGCTTCGCCGCCGAGACCCACGACGTGGAGAAATATGCGCGTGGCAAGCTGGTCGACAAGCGCCTGGACCTGGTGATCGCCAACCAGGTCGGCATCAGTGGCGGCGGTTTCGAGAGCGACAACAATGCCGCCACGGCCTTCTGGCAGGACGGTGAACAGATATTCCCGGCCACCTCCAAGCGCGAGCTGGCCGAACAACTGCTGGCGCTGATCGCGCGGAGACTCCAGGCATGA
- the dut gene encoding dUTP diphosphatase, giving the protein MTQASTSQPLQVKLLDPRFGDSWPLPAYATEASAGMDLRAALDTALTLQPGDTALVPSGLAIHIADPHLCAVILPRSGLGHRHGIVLGNGTGLIDADYQGPLLISVWNRGREAFTIEPGDRIAQLVVVPIARVSLQVVDTFTDSVRGTGGFGHTGVR; this is encoded by the coding sequence ATGACCCAGGCTTCCACTTCCCAACCGCTGCAGGTCAAGCTGCTTGATCCGCGTTTCGGCGACAGCTGGCCGCTGCCCGCCTACGCCACCGAAGCCAGCGCCGGCATGGACCTGCGCGCGGCGCTGGATACCGCGCTGACCCTGCAGCCGGGCGACACCGCGCTGGTGCCCAGCGGCCTGGCCATCCATATCGCTGATCCGCACCTGTGCGCGGTGATCCTGCCGCGTTCCGGGCTGGGCCATCGCCACGGCATCGTGCTCGGCAACGGCACCGGCCTGATCGACGCCGATTACCAGGGCCCGTTGCTGATCAGCGTCTGGAACCGTGGCCGCGAGGCCTTCACCATCGAGCCGGGCGATCGCATCGCGCAGCTGGTGGTCGTGCCGATTGCCCGCGTCAGCCTGCAGGTGGTGGATACTTTCACCGACAGCGTGCGGGGAACGGGTGGATTCGGCCATACCGGGGTGCGTTGA
- a CDS encoding phosphomannomutase/phosphoglucomutase has product MSGIGEGQRERSLGRSAPLLGVLLVLLAGWFGWSAVQQWRQEANGQALEEARDQAVQGLQEAAAGQLKQLQQQLKNERVQQALQAGDAAAAALAVRESWTGVEQADVLTADLATAYADPATFGYARLALLEQALAEGKPGLRVVRDAGGNRLGLAAPVQLGSLGPAVLYVRQPLLRLTSPLDQVSAPSTGFLGLRQGTHDLVAQGDAGLAESAEALARPVPGTPLRLVAAVPNVEAGPLGLGSLASAIVALLLAFIAVLLVVGRGRLPKSLPLPRRAAVAEADHGPTLSESLQMAPPPVAAASAADTAPPPPPVPAGELAAGIFRAYDIRGVVGSELTPKTAALIGQAIGTVALEQGLREVVIGRDGRLSGPELAAGLAEGLRRTGCAVIDIGLAPTPVVYYAAFHLRTGTCVAVTGSHNPPEYNGFKVVIGGETLSGDAITDLYQRIVEGRLAQAAEPGDYQQRDVSADYIQRIADDVQLDRPLKVVADAGNGVAGALAPQLLEAIGAEVIPLYCDVDGTFPNHHPDPSEPANLEDLVQTVKRFGADLGVAFDGDGDRLGVVTGEGRIIYADRLLMLFAADVLMRNPGAMVIYDVKCTGKLSDHVLRNGGSPLMWKTGHSLMKAKMRETDAELAGEMSGHFFFKERWFGFDDGLYAAARLLEILAQREETPDEVLAELPEMVATPELKVPVAEGTPHALVAMLVAAAQSPDNPYVGGRLSTIDGLRVDFPDGWGLVRASNTTPVLVLRFEGNDEAALERIQALFRSQLQPVLGDTPLGF; this is encoded by the coding sequence ATGAGCGGCATCGGGGAAGGGCAGCGGGAACGGTCGTTGGGACGCAGTGCGCCACTACTGGGGGTGCTGCTGGTCCTGCTGGCCGGCTGGTTCGGATGGAGCGCGGTGCAGCAATGGCGGCAGGAGGCCAACGGCCAGGCGCTGGAAGAAGCGCGTGACCAGGCCGTGCAGGGCTTGCAGGAGGCCGCAGCCGGCCAGCTGAAGCAGCTGCAGCAGCAGTTGAAGAACGAACGCGTGCAGCAGGCACTGCAGGCCGGCGACGCCGCGGCAGCGGCGCTGGCCGTGCGCGAGAGCTGGACCGGCGTGGAGCAGGCTGACGTGCTGACCGCCGATCTGGCCACGGCCTATGCCGACCCGGCCACCTTCGGCTACGCACGCCTGGCCCTGCTGGAACAAGCGCTGGCCGAGGGCAAGCCTGGCCTGCGCGTGGTCCGCGATGCAGGTGGCAATCGCCTGGGTCTGGCGGCTCCGGTGCAGCTGGGCAGCCTTGGCCCGGCAGTGCTCTACGTGCGCCAGCCATTGCTGCGGCTGACCTCGCCGCTGGACCAGGTGAGCGCCCCGTCCACCGGTTTCCTGGGCCTGCGCCAAGGCACGCATGACCTCGTTGCCCAGGGCGACGCTGGCCTGGCCGAGAGCGCCGAAGCGCTGGCGCGCCCGGTTCCGGGCACGCCGTTGCGGCTGGTGGCCGCCGTACCGAATGTCGAAGCGGGTCCGCTGGGCCTGGGTTCGCTGGCCAGTGCCATCGTCGCGCTGCTGCTGGCGTTCATCGCCGTGCTGCTGGTGGTGGGTCGCGGCCGGCTGCCGAAGTCGCTGCCTTTGCCGCGCCGTGCGGCCGTGGCGGAAGCGGATCATGGCCCGACCCTGAGCGAGAGCCTGCAGATGGCGCCGCCACCGGTGGCCGCCGCCAGCGCCGCGGACACTGCGCCGCCGCCACCACCGGTCCCTGCTGGGGAACTGGCCGCCGGCATCTTCCGCGCCTACGACATCCGTGGCGTGGTCGGCAGCGAACTGACGCCGAAGACCGCCGCGCTGATCGGCCAGGCCATCGGTACCGTGGCGCTGGAACAGGGTCTGCGCGAGGTGGTGATCGGCCGTGATGGCCGCCTGTCCGGCCCGGAACTGGCTGCGGGATTGGCCGAAGGCTTGCGTCGCACCGGTTGCGCGGTGATCGACATTGGCCTGGCACCGACCCCGGTCGTCTATTACGCCGCCTTCCACCTGCGCACCGGCACCTGCGTGGCGGTCACCGGCAGTCATAACCCGCCCGAGTACAACGGCTTCAAGGTGGTCATCGGCGGCGAGACGCTGTCAGGCGATGCCATCACCGATCTCTACCAGCGCATCGTCGAGGGGCGCCTGGCGCAGGCGGCCGAGCCGGGCGATTACCAGCAGCGCGATGTCAGTGCCGACTACATCCAGCGCATCGCCGACGACGTGCAGCTGGACCGCCCGTTGAAGGTCGTGGCCGATGCCGGCAACGGCGTCGCCGGTGCGCTTGCACCACAGCTGCTGGAAGCCATCGGCGCCGAAGTCATCCCGCTGTACTGCGATGTCGACGGTACCTTCCCCAACCATCATCCCGACCCGAGCGAGCCGGCCAACCTGGAAGACCTGGTGCAGACGGTCAAGCGCTTCGGCGCCGACCTCGGCGTCGCCTTCGATGGCGACGGAGACCGGTTGGGCGTGGTCACCGGCGAAGGCAGGATCATCTATGCCGACCGCCTGCTGATGCTGTTCGCCGCCGACGTGCTGATGCGCAACCCCGGCGCGATGGTGATCTACGACGTGAAGTGCACCGGCAAGCTGTCCGATCACGTGCTGCGCAATGGTGGCAGCCCGTTGATGTGGAAGACCGGGCACTCGCTGATGAAGGCGAAGATGCGCGAGACCGATGCCGAGCTGGCCGGCGAGATGAGCGGCCACTTCTTCTTCAAGGAGCGCTGGTTCGGTTTCGACGATGGCCTGTATGCCGCCGCGCGACTGCTGGAGATCCTGGCGCAGCGCGAGGAAACCCCGGACGAGGTGCTGGCCGAGCTGCCGGAGATGGTGGCCACGCCGGAACTGAAGGTGCCGGTGGCCGAAGGCACGCCGCATGCGCTGGTGGCGATGCTGGTGGCGGCGGCACAGTCGCCGGACAACCCGTATGTGGGCGGCCGCCTGTCGACCATCGACGGCCTGCGCGTGGACTTCCCCGATGGCTGGGGCCTGGTGCGTGCTTCCAATACTACGCCGGTGCTGGTGCTGCGCTTCGAGGGCAACGACGAGGCGGCACTGGAACGCATCCAGGCGTTGTTCCGCAGCCAGCTGCAGCCGGTGCTGGGCGACACTCCGCTGGGGTTCTGA
- a CDS encoding response regulator transcription factor, translated as MSPTPIDASAPAPRVLVIDDETQIRRFLDISLRAQGYQVRQAATGQEGLQLAASEDMDLVILDIGLPDMEGHEVLEQLRQWSQVPVIMLTVRAGEAEKVRALDTGANDYVTKPFGTQELMARVRALLRTRSVPSDGTPPMFDDGHLHVDLVRREVALDGEPVALTRKEYALLSLLLRNAGRVVTQPQILQEIWGPTHQHDTHYLRILVGKLRHKLGDSALDSRYLFTEPGVGLRFKG; from the coding sequence ATGAGCCCGACTCCGATTGACGCCAGCGCGCCGGCCCCGCGCGTGCTGGTGATCGATGATGAAACCCAGATCCGCCGGTTCCTGGACATCAGCCTGCGCGCGCAGGGCTACCAGGTGCGGCAGGCGGCCACCGGCCAGGAAGGCCTGCAGCTGGCGGCCAGCGAGGACATGGACCTGGTGATCCTGGACATCGGCCTGCCGGACATGGAAGGCCATGAGGTGCTGGAGCAACTGCGGCAGTGGAGCCAGGTGCCGGTGATCATGCTGACCGTGCGTGCGGGTGAAGCCGAAAAGGTGCGCGCACTGGATACCGGCGCCAATGACTACGTGACCAAGCCGTTCGGCACCCAGGAGCTGATGGCGCGGGTGCGGGCGCTGCTGCGCACGCGCAGCGTGCCCAGCGACGGCACGCCACCGATGTTCGACGATGGCCATCTGCATGTGGATCTCGTACGCCGCGAAGTGGCGCTGGATGGCGAGCCGGTGGCGCTGACCCGCAAGGAGTACGCGCTGCTGTCGCTGCTGCTGCGCAATGCCGGGCGGGTGGTGACCCAGCCGCAGATCCTCCAGGAAATCTGGGGCCCGACCCACCAGCACGACACCCACTACCTGCGCATCCTGGTCGGCAAGCTACGGCACAAGCTGGGCGATTCAGCGCTGGATTCGCGCTACCTGTTCACCGAGCCGGGCGTGGGCTTGCGTTTCAAGGGGTAG
- a CDS encoding sensor histidine kinase: MTDARTRQADALVEGLQREAGGKLTVFLGAAPGVGKTYAMLTRAQEQLRRGVDLVVGLVETHGRADTQALLEGLPQLPLKDVAYHGHALQEMDLDAVLARHPALVLVDELAHRNAPGSRHERRWQDVMELLDAGIDVWTTVNIQHLESLNDVVMRITGVRVSETVPDGVLDRLHDIVLVDLPPRELIARLQQGKVYVPEQAAQALQAFFSPANLTALRELAMQEAADRVDSSLREARAARGESNLPLRRGVLVAIDGGGQSEYLVRVARRIAERRDAPWTVVTVQGRRQDEATRREIDAAFALARRLGGDAELLHGSSIADALLDHAAHNGVSTLVLGRTRERPLARMFNRTLTQQLIQRGAHYEITIISTPQARARSRREGLLPPMRGISYEPVQALIATALACAVAWLAERWVGMADLSMVFIVAVVLVAARTRASVAVMAAILCFLAYNFLFIAPRFTFAIGARQGVITVFLFLAAALVAGRLASRLRMQVIALRAANRHARARQQLGRQLASAAGNGEVAQAGRHALEQAMDVPAWLRIGADTATGGRSQPGDTDLAAADWALRHGQPSGRFTDTLAGAQWWFLPLLDGEDRAIGVAGLYLPGAQARLLPEQRQLAEAMVDDIAQAALRTRLVAELEQAHVSNETERLRSALLSSVSHDLRSPLAAMIGSADSLASYGAAMDTADRRALLDTILVEGERLDRYIQNLLDMTRLGHEGLKINRDWIGVDELIGSAARRLQRYQPKVRLELDIPATLAPIWVHPALVEQAVFNVMENAAKFSPPDAAVQVQARELDGQLRIDVIDAGPGIPDDERARIFDMFYSVERGDRGRHGTGLGLTICQGMVGAHGGSVQALPGRDGRGTLIRITLPLLKPASHDEPDSD; the protein is encoded by the coding sequence ATGACTGATGCGCGTACCCGCCAGGCCGATGCCCTGGTCGAAGGCCTGCAACGCGAAGCCGGCGGCAAGCTGACCGTGTTCCTCGGCGCGGCGCCGGGCGTGGGCAAGACCTACGCCATGCTGACCCGCGCGCAGGAACAGCTGCGCCGCGGCGTCGACCTGGTGGTCGGGTTGGTGGAAACCCATGGCCGTGCCGATACCCAGGCGCTGCTGGAGGGGCTGCCACAGCTGCCGCTGAAGGACGTGGCCTACCACGGCCATGCCCTGCAGGAGATGGACCTGGATGCCGTGCTCGCACGGCATCCGGCGTTGGTGCTGGTGGACGAACTGGCCCATCGCAATGCACCCGGCAGCCGCCACGAGCGGCGCTGGCAGGATGTGATGGAGCTGCTGGACGCCGGCATCGACGTCTGGACCACGGTCAACATCCAGCATCTGGAAAGCCTCAATGACGTGGTGATGCGCATCACCGGCGTACGCGTGAGCGAGACCGTGCCGGATGGCGTGCTCGACCGCCTGCACGACATCGTGCTGGTCGACCTGCCGCCGCGCGAGCTGATCGCGCGCCTGCAGCAGGGCAAGGTCTATGTGCCCGAACAGGCCGCGCAGGCGCTGCAGGCGTTCTTCTCGCCGGCCAACCTCACCGCACTGCGCGAGCTGGCCATGCAGGAGGCCGCCGACCGCGTCGACAGCAGCCTGCGTGAAGCGCGCGCCGCGCGCGGCGAGAGCAACCTGCCACTGCGTCGTGGCGTGCTGGTGGCCATTGATGGCGGCGGTCAGAGCGAATACCTGGTGCGGGTGGCGCGGCGCATCGCCGAACGCCGCGATGCGCCGTGGACGGTGGTGACCGTGCAGGGCCGACGCCAGGACGAGGCGACCCGGCGCGAGATCGATGCGGCCTTCGCATTGGCACGGCGCCTCGGCGGCGACGCCGAACTGCTGCACGGATCAAGCATCGCCGATGCCCTGCTCGACCATGCCGCGCACAACGGCGTGTCGACCCTGGTGCTCGGCCGGACCCGCGAACGTCCACTGGCGCGGATGTTCAACCGCACCCTGACCCAGCAGCTGATCCAGCGCGGCGCGCATTACGAGATCACCATCATCAGCACCCCGCAGGCACGTGCGCGCTCGCGCCGCGAGGGCCTGCTGCCGCCGATGCGCGGCATCAGCTACGAACCGGTGCAGGCGCTGATCGCCACCGCGCTGGCCTGTGCGGTGGCATGGCTGGCCGAACGCTGGGTCGGCATGGCCGACCTGTCGATGGTGTTCATCGTGGCGGTGGTGCTGGTGGCCGCACGCACGCGCGCCAGCGTGGCGGTGATGGCGGCGATCCTGTGCTTCCTCGCCTACAACTTCCTGTTCATCGCACCGCGCTTCACCTTCGCCATCGGCGCGCGCCAGGGCGTGATCACCGTGTTCCTGTTCCTGGCCGCCGCGCTGGTGGCCGGACGCTTGGCCTCGCGCCTGCGCATGCAGGTGATCGCGCTGCGTGCGGCGAATCGACATGCGCGTGCGCGCCAGCAGCTGGGACGGCAGCTGGCCAGCGCGGCCGGCAACGGCGAGGTGGCGCAGGCGGGTCGGCATGCACTGGAACAGGCCATGGACGTTCCAGCGTGGCTACGGATCGGCGCCGATACCGCAACCGGTGGCCGCAGCCAGCCGGGCGATACCGACTTGGCCGCCGCCGATTGGGCACTGCGCCACGGCCAGCCCAGCGGGCGCTTCACCGACACCCTGGCCGGTGCGCAGTGGTGGTTCCTGCCGCTGCTGGATGGCGAAGACCGCGCCATCGGCGTGGCGGGCCTTTACCTGCCCGGCGCACAGGCGCGCCTGCTGCCCGAGCAGCGGCAGCTGGCCGAGGCGATGGTCGACGACATCGCCCAGGCCGCGCTGCGCACGCGGCTGGTGGCCGAACTGGAGCAGGCCCACGTCAGCAACGAGACCGAGCGGCTGCGCTCGGCGCTGCTCTCTTCGGTGTCGCACGACCTGCGCTCGCCGCTGGCGGCGATGATCGGTTCGGCCGACAGCCTGGCCAGCTACGGTGCGGCGATGGATACGGCTGATCGCCGTGCCCTGCTGGACACCATCCTGGTCGAAGGCGAGCGGCTGGACCGCTACATCCAGAACCTGCTGGACATGACCCGGCTCGGCCACGAAGGGTTGAAGATCAACCGCGACTGGATCGGCGTGGACGAGCTGATCGGCTCGGCGGCGCGGCGCCTGCAGCGCTACCAGCCCAAGGTGCGGCTGGAGCTGGATATTCCGGCCACGCTCGCGCCGATCTGGGTACACCCGGCGCTGGTTGAACAGGCGGTGTTCAACGTGATGGAAAACGCGGCCAAGTTCTCGCCACCCGATGCCGCCGTGCAGGTGCAGGCGCGCGAACTGGACGGACAGCTGCGCATCGATGTGATCGATGCCGGCCCCGGCATTCCCGATGACGAGCGCGCGCGCATCTTCGACATGTTCTACAGCGTCGAGCGCGGCGACCGTGGCCGCCACGGCACCGGCCTGGGCCTGACCATCTGCCAGGGCATGGTCGGTGCGCATGGCGGCAGCGTGCAGGCGCTGCCCGGACGCGACGGTCGCGGTACCCTGATCCGCATCACCCTGCCCCTGCTCAAGCCAGCCTCCCACGATGAGCCCGACTCCGATTGA